Proteins encoded by one window of Teretinema zuelzerae:
- a CDS encoding ArdC family protein, protein MEQGNYLFNKALAERERYLEIQKDLKNPQQTEVKEAIEEPKKSYNQLHTERILASLKSSSAPFLGQPAKNASITLVPQAIRSAETGRAFRGMNQIIAQIMTQEAGGKDYELITYEQAKRHGAGIKKGSVGINLTTFDVATKHQNVYRYYPKSSVYNQEKLPKLPEQNKNPEIIVECNETTPDKYLGKYLAATSLGARFETTKDTMEAFQKNLEEDLKRSYDEKCYTRIFELGNKASVICQNTMSEIGQQARDGEKIRQKVSESRSRYEPYNPVTGEKFVGLAAKKAQHVMGMSNSHDPRFLELSDILKAGLKLKEAVKEPLVISDNGKSRFFYNAKDVEGVPPIKIKTISLSQQRSKTDAELQL, encoded by the coding sequence ATAGAACAAGGAAATTACTTATTCAATAAAGCGCTCGCTGAAAGAGAGAGATACCTCGAAATACAGAAAGACCTGAAAAACCCTCAACAGACTGAAGTTAAAGAAGCGATAGAAGAACCTAAAAAGTCGTATAATCAGCTACACACAGAACGGATTCTTGCTTCGCTTAAGTCAAGTTCCGCCCCCTTCCTTGGTCAACCGGCTAAGAATGCTTCCATAACACTTGTACCACAAGCAATCCGTTCTGCAGAAACAGGAAGAGCGTTTCGTGGAATGAATCAAATCATTGCGCAAATTATGACACAGGAAGCAGGAGGAAAAGACTACGAGCTTATTACCTACGAACAGGCAAAACGGCATGGGGCAGGTATTAAGAAAGGTTCTGTAGGGATAAATCTTACAACATTTGATGTTGCAACCAAACATCAGAATGTCTATCGCTATTATCCTAAATCGTCTGTATATAATCAGGAAAAACTTCCAAAATTACCAGAACAGAACAAGAATCCTGAAATTATTGTCGAGTGTAATGAAACAACACCAGATAAATATCTTGGTAAGTATCTAGCGGCAACATCTCTCGGTGCTCGATTTGAAACTACGAAAGACACGATGGAGGCATTTCAGAAGAACCTTGAGGAAGATCTCAAACGATCTTATGATGAGAAGTGTTATACCAGAATTTTCGAGCTTGGGAATAAAGCGAGCGTGATTTGTCAAAATACCATGAGTGAAATTGGACAACAAGCACGTGACGGAGAAAAAATCAGGCAAAAGGTGAGTGAAAGCAGATCTAGATATGAGCCATACAACCCGGTTACAGGGGAGAAGTTTGTTGGTTTGGCCGCAAAAAAAGCTCAGCATGTTATGGGGATGAGCAATTCTCATGATCCACGATTCTTAGAGCTTTCCGATATATTGAAGGCCGGATTAAAACTAAAAGAGGCTGTAAAAGAGCCCTTGGTTATCTCTGATAATGGTAAGTCACGATTTTTCTATAATGCGAAAGATGTTGAAGGGGTACCACCTATCAAGATTAAGACAATTAGCCTGAGTCAACAACGAAGTAAAACCGATGCGGAGCTGCAATTATGA
- a CDS encoding MuF-C-terminal domain-containing protein, with protein MATGQDGKITREGWEQLHQALHIYRDKRFETFRVLFVTPDGVITDQLAISSYLPTKVALFSLTSELGEHVKDYAVRTNTKIVFVHNHPSGNVSQTPQDEAITKDLESTLIGTDGRPLLLGHIILDHDSFGLYESNTWDTIHVKTQGRDPLLKTRLPEFTQEKIINPMVLRDIAEKINENDRWNNTDWVPVAFTSADARIGGIRYYSKEWFETVSSNDMARQFQTISVQTGALWAFPILSDELAQDTLLCTAIKEHMKEGCFMDFYIAGATSEEFDLHHYRGSYFSFMSQAEVKERTTTDATFALEGLTVITQTTDESVASKVLEEYNGKERNENLFRTDITAGLFAALEGISRADIGKPNVFITITEKTPFALTVNGLPDTKIAMYRDKIARALYLEPVQPGQRFQHGHSDGLDKNIIKRVFKELANPYYVFASRDGASLVGVYDIQDKNGEPVIISFRHKNADHQVEANWITSLYGKNEAGIERWAQDGLLRYVNDKEKATELTFTLQMRVKSNSVAYSKNIIRKSELVNSGFVQESQQEYSRGNGGRTMEDNRKEANSLESFVLTNEQDRKHFYVSIGIDPAEPLFPEGKSLQDITSVMAGPLAHDESGFVSQKEYVLSADDVLYAAFVSDIDHEQGTPLSSIHGLDSFLVKKTSVSMV; from the coding sequence GTGGCAACCGGTCAAGATGGAAAAATTACCCGTGAAGGATGGGAGCAACTTCACCAAGCATTACATATTTATCGCGATAAACGATTTGAAACATTCCGTGTGCTTTTCGTCACCCCTGATGGGGTTATCACTGACCAGTTAGCGATTTCCAGCTATTTACCCACAAAAGTGGCTCTTTTTTCACTCACTAGTGAACTGGGAGAGCACGTTAAAGACTATGCTGTACGAACAAATACTAAAATTGTATTTGTCCATAATCATCCTTCAGGGAATGTGTCTCAAACACCACAAGATGAAGCAATCACCAAAGACCTTGAATCAACATTGATCGGGACAGATGGGCGGCCTCTTTTACTTGGTCATATTATTCTTGACCATGATTCTTTTGGATTATACGAATCGAATACCTGGGATACCATTCATGTTAAGACTCAGGGGCGTGATCCACTACTAAAAACACGATTACCGGAGTTTACTCAAGAGAAAATCATTAATCCGATGGTATTGCGCGATATAGCCGAAAAAATCAATGAAAATGATAGATGGAATAATACGGACTGGGTTCCTGTAGCATTTACCAGTGCCGATGCTCGAATTGGAGGCATACGGTATTACTCAAAAGAATGGTTTGAAACCGTCTCTTCCAATGACATGGCGAGACAATTTCAGACTATAAGCGTTCAAACAGGTGCACTATGGGCATTTCCAATTCTTTCAGATGAACTTGCTCAGGACACCCTTTTATGCACTGCTATCAAAGAGCACATGAAAGAAGGGTGTTTCATGGACTTCTATATTGCCGGAGCCACATCAGAAGAATTTGACCTCCATCATTATAGAGGCTCTTATTTCTCGTTTATGTCACAAGCAGAGGTAAAGGAGCGAACAACGACCGATGCGACTTTCGCGCTTGAAGGACTAACTGTAATTACACAAACAACGGATGAGTCTGTAGCATCAAAAGTTTTGGAAGAATATAACGGAAAAGAACGTAATGAGAACCTCTTCCGAACGGACATTACCGCTGGACTTTTTGCAGCTCTTGAGGGTATCTCACGAGCGGATATAGGTAAACCAAATGTGTTTATCACTATCACAGAAAAGACACCTTTCGCCCTTACAGTAAATGGGTTACCTGACACAAAAATAGCTATGTACCGCGATAAAATTGCACGTGCGTTGTATCTGGAGCCGGTACAGCCTGGCCAACGGTTCCAACATGGGCATTCCGATGGACTGGATAAAAATATCATTAAGAGGGTCTTCAAGGAGCTTGCAAACCCATATTACGTGTTTGCGTCGAGAGATGGAGCTTCACTGGTGGGGGTGTATGACATTCAAGATAAAAACGGCGAGCCCGTTATTATTTCATTCCGACATAAAAATGCAGACCACCAAGTAGAGGCAAACTGGATCACTTCGCTCTATGGGAAAAATGAAGCGGGAATTGAACGATGGGCACAGGATGGTCTTTTACGATATGTAAACGACAAAGAAAAAGCGACTGAATTGACCTTTACGCTCCAAATGCGAGTTAAGTCCAATTCAGTCGCTTACAGTAAAAATATAATACGTAAATCTGAGCTTGTCAACAGTGGTTTTGTACAAGAATCACAACAAGAATATTCAAGAGGAAATGGAGGAAGAACGATGGAAGATAACAGAAAAGAAGCAAATTCATTGGAGTCTTTTGTGTTAACCAATGAGCAGGACAGAAAGCATTTTTATGTAAGCATCGGTATTGACCCTGCTGAACCCTTGTTTCCCGAAGGGAAATCATTACAAGACATTACTTCGGTTATGGCGGGGCCGCTAGCTCATGATGAGTCAGGCTTTGTCAGCCAGAAAGAATATGTATTATCAGCAGATGACGTTTTATATGCAGCATTTGTTTCTGATATAGACCATGAACAGGGTACGCCACTTTCGTCTATACACGGACTTGATAGTTTTCTAGTCAAAAAAACTTCAGTCTCGATGGTATAG